In Lacrimispora indolis DSM 755, a genomic segment contains:
- a CDS encoding PTS sugar transporter subunit IIB — protein sequence MNILLICSAGMSTSLLVTKMQKVAKELNFDCKIWAVSTDVADENMQKADVVLLGPQIKFMADALKAKGVRLRIPVDVIESSDYGTCNGKNVLKQALTLKKRNQ from the coding sequence ATGAATATTTTATTAATTTGTTCGGCGGGAATGTCTACCAGTTTGCTGGTCACAAAAATGCAGAAGGTGGCAAAGGAATTGAACTTTGATTGTAAGATCTGGGCGGTTTCCACCGATGTTGCGGATGAGAACATGCAGAAAGCAGATGTGGTGCTGTTAGGGCCCCAGATCAAATTCATGGCGGATGCTTTGAAGGCGAAAGGAGTCAGACTCCGGATACCTGTGGATGTGATAGAGTCATCGGATTACGGAACCTGCAATGGAAAAAATGTGCTGAAACAGGCATTGACATTAAAGAAGAGGAATCAATAA
- a CDS encoding type I phosphomannose isomerase catalytic subunit: MQILKPIPMATIWGGTRLIPYAKGYKGENIGQLYTVKCNKDCSNQIVGGSYAGKTFYKYYQDARQRFDMSFEEYPLLIALVDAKEDLSVQVHPNDSCAAKLEQQPFGKTESWYFLEAPDRGTIVNGCLCYGRDELVERACSNDFEHIIDYLEVKKGDYVFVEAGTLHALGGGSMVYEVQENSDLTYRFYDYGRKDSQGNSRPLHIEKALEAVDVSLKSAVLSGEAGHQEKKYWSGYLKGRSCRNVSDRLEMVTVIGGESPVSGVMVHKGMTIVLEPGERVEFSGEIEAIVARSLVK, encoded by the coding sequence ATGCAGATTTTAAAACCCATCCCCATGGCAACTATTTGGGGAGGAACCAGGCTGATTCCCTATGCTAAAGGCTATAAAGGAGAAAACATAGGGCAGCTTTATACCGTAAAATGCAACAAGGACTGCAGCAACCAGATCGTTGGCGGAAGTTATGCCGGAAAAACATTCTATAAATATTACCAGGATGCGAGACAGCGGTTTGATATGAGCTTTGAGGAATATCCCCTTCTGATTGCCCTCGTGGATGCAAAAGAGGACTTAAGTGTTCAGGTTCATCCAAATGACAGCTGTGCGGCAAAACTGGAACAGCAGCCTTTTGGAAAAACCGAATCCTGGTATTTTCTGGAGGCGCCGGACCGGGGGACAATTGTAAATGGCTGTCTGTGCTATGGCAGAGATGAGCTGGTGGAAAGAGCTTGCTCCAATGATTTTGAACATATCATAGACTATCTGGAGGTGAAAAAGGGCGACTATGTCTTTGTGGAGGCAGGAACGCTGCACGCCTTAGGCGGAGGTTCCATGGTTTATGAGGTACAGGAAAACAGTGACCTGACGTATCGGTTTTATGATTATGGCAGAAAGGATTCCCAGGGAAATTCCAGACCTCTTCATATTGAAAAGGCTCTGGAGGCAGTTGATGTGAGTTTAAAGTCAGCGGTATTATCCGGGGAAGCCGGCCATCAGGAGAAGAAATACTGGAGCGGTTATTTGAAAGGCAGAAGCTGCCGCAATGTGTCTGACCGGCTTGAAATGGTTACGGTTATCGGAGGGGAGAGTCCGGTTAGCGGAGTGATGGTACATAAGGGAATGACGATTGTGCTTGAACCGGGAGAAAGAGTGGAGTTTTCCGGTGAAATTGAGGCGATTGTGGCAAGATCTTTAGTAAAATGA
- a CDS encoding glycoside hydrolase family 1 protein, whose product MFNKEFLWGSSTNAQQFEGGYDKGSKGLSIADVRVIPNAAAEANFDDFKQASNHYEHYKEDIAYYHQMGFQIYRLTMAWTRIYPNGDDGEPNQEGIDFYSNVIDELLKYNIQPVVTLYAYDLPYHLVEKYNGFLSRDCIDEFLKYVRTVVTAFKGRVKYWVPFNEQNLLMFDTLYMTGYKCRDRQESFTVEHHMNLAYARCTKLIHEIDHQAKTGGNIGNICPYPATCRAEDVEACEEYKYLVGYNYGDVYVRKMYSGFYLKSLEKLNLDQIILPGDLDIIAQAEPDFLSLTYYHSSIVKDEGKEKLLSASNRKAVNPYLKQTEWKWNIDPYGFKHFVKDYYHRYQIPILILENGYGYRDVPDEDGNIDDGYRIEFLRDHILRMKEMVEEGVDIIGYLTWSAIDLYSTREGFNKRYGFVYVDKNDDFKRIPKKSFYWYKKVIETNGEEL is encoded by the coding sequence ATGTTTAACAAAGAATTTTTGTGGGGCAGTTCGACGAACGCCCAGCAGTTTGAGGGAGGGTATGACAAAGGCAGTAAAGGCCTTTCGATTGCAGATGTCCGGGTGATTCCAAATGCGGCAGCAGAGGCAAACTTTGATGATTTCAAACAGGCGAGCAATCATTATGAACATTATAAAGAAGACATTGCCTATTATCATCAGATGGGATTTCAGATTTACCGGCTGACCATGGCCTGGACCAGGATTTATCCCAACGGAGACGATGGGGAGCCCAATCAGGAAGGGATCGATTTTTACAGCAATGTTATCGATGAACTGTTAAAGTATAACATACAGCCGGTAGTAACCCTTTATGCTTACGACTTACCATATCATCTGGTTGAAAAATACAACGGTTTTTTGTCCAGAGATTGCATTGATGAATTTTTGAAATATGTCAGGACCGTGGTGACTGCCTTTAAAGGGCGTGTAAAATACTGGGTGCCGTTTAATGAACAGAATCTGCTGATGTTTGATACCCTTTATATGACCGGATACAAGTGCAGGGACAGACAGGAATCCTTTACGGTAGAACACCATATGAACCTTGCATACGCGCGGTGTACAAAGCTGATCCATGAAATTGATCACCAGGCAAAGACAGGCGGCAATATAGGCAATATCTGCCCGTATCCGGCGACCTGCAGGGCAGAAGATGTGGAGGCCTGTGAAGAGTATAAGTATCTGGTGGGGTACAATTATGGGGATGTATATGTCAGAAAAATGTATTCCGGCTTTTATTTAAAATCTCTTGAAAAGCTCAATCTGGATCAGATAATCCTGCCCGGCGATTTGGATATCATTGCACAGGCGGAGCCGGACTTTCTGTCCCTGACCTATTATCACAGCAGCATTGTAAAGGATGAAGGAAAAGAGAAGCTGTTATCAGCCTCCAACCGGAAGGCGGTGAATCCATATCTTAAGCAGACAGAGTGGAAGTGGAACATCGATCCTTATGGATTCAAGCATTTTGTAAAAGATTATTATCACAGGTATCAAATCCCTATTTTGATTCTGGAAAACGGTTATGGGTACCGGGATGTGCCGGATGAAGACGGGAACATTGATGATGGATACCGGATTGAATTTCTCCGTGACCATATTTTAAGAATGAAAGAAATGGTGGAGGAAGGCGTGGATATAATCGGATATCTGACCTGGTCGGCCATTGATTTGTACTCTACACGTGAAGGATTTAACAAACGGTATGGGTTTGTTTATGTAGATAAAAATGATGACTTTAAAAGAATACCGAAAAAGAGCTTCTACTGGTATAAAAAGGTGATTGAAACAAATGGAGAAGAATTATAG